One genomic region from Candidatus Nomurabacteria bacterium encodes:
- a CDS encoding tRNA-dihydrouridine synthase, whose product MMNSKIANLPKPFFVLAPMDDVTDTVFRQIVADLAPPDLFFTEFVNVDGLQSPGRGKLLPKLRFADKEHPIIAQIWGKNPKNYYKTTKDIIAMGYDGVDINMGCPDKAVVKNGCCSALIENRELAGQIIESVKQASQDSFPVSVKTRVGFTTIDMSWIEFLLSQKLNMLTVHLRTTKEMSKVPAHWELMDEIVALRDAISPSTLLVGNGDVLSREQGLVLAKSHKLDGVMIGRGVFSDPKVFMDNSDWSQATKQVRIDLYRKHVELFASTWQNNERRIPTLNKFCKVYIQGFDGAKELRERLMNAKTTIELTSILNSCQETEKL is encoded by the coding sequence ATGATGAACAGTAAAATTGCCAACTTACCAAAACCATTCTTTGTTCTTGCCCCCATGGATGATGTTACAGATACTGTTTTTAGGCAGATTGTGGCAGATTTAGCTCCTCCAGATTTATTTTTCACAGAATTTGTCAATGTTGATGGTCTTCAGAGTCCTGGCAGAGGTAAACTATTACCAAAGTTAAGGTTTGCAGATAAAGAACATCCAATCATTGCTCAAATTTGGGGAAAAAACCCTAAAAATTATTACAAAACCACAAAGGATATTATTGCTATGGGGTATGACGGCGTTGATATCAATATGGGGTGCCCTGACAAGGCAGTAGTCAAAAATGGTTGCTGTAGTGCATTGATTGAGAATCGAGAATTGGCAGGGCAGATTATCGAGTCAGTTAAGCAGGCTTCACAAGACTCCTTCCCTGTTTCCGTTAAAACACGTGTAGGATTTACAACGATAGACATGAGCTGGATAGAGTTTCTGCTATCACAAAAACTTAACATGTTAACAGTTCATCTAAGGACTACAAAAGAAATGTCTAAGGTACCAGCACATTGGGAGTTAATGGACGAAATAGTGGCTTTGCGGGATGCAATCTCCCCTTCTACGTTGTTGGTTGGAAACGGAGATGTTTTATCACGGGAACAAGGTCTTGTACTCGCTAAATCACATAAGTTAGATGGAGTAATGATTGGTCGAGGTGTATTTAGCGACCCAAAAGTATTTATGGATAATTCTGATTGGAGTCAAGCAACAAAACAGGTGAGAATAGATTTGTATCGCAAACATGTGGAACTGTTCGCAAGCACTTGGCAAAATAACGAGAGGCGCATTCCTACCCTGAATAAATTTTGTAAAGTATATATTCAAGGTTTTGACGGAGCGAAAGAGTTACGAGAACGGCTAATGAATGCAAAAACTACAATAGAATTGACCTCAATATTAAACTCATGTCAAGAAACCGAGAAATTGTGA
- a CDS encoding BspA family leucine-rich repeat surface protein gives MKLNPKALLSKLPLPFWASFYLFLIILTIPVLAYIGTLSKADPGTLTVTINQKTGTTDPNPSYTSVFTVVFSEAIDSNTFTNTDITLGGTAPGQTIQSITEAGTFNKTTYEVRIQATGAGTIVPSIGQELVSAVNGGSGTNQASTSTDNSVTYDGTYSPNEFVFKINMVSSGKFYIHNSDHPDIPGSFTVDCNNDGTNEFINVSVLADCNYVSSGEYVVSITGYLPHTIFSGGTAQDQPTPMDIIQWGNMQWNSMVYMFNNSYDVTISAIDAPNLSNVTDMSYMFSGANLCHGFNMLLQPCASGFNSNINHWNVSNVTNMSYMFNASTAFNKPLNNWDTSSVTNMTGMFSHANSFNQPLNNWNVSNVTDMSYMFGKKPLTLNPQWSFAPNSFNQPLNNWDTSSVTNMTGMFEDSTVFNQPLNNWNTGNVTNMQDMFRESAAFNADISTWNTSNVTNMSYMFGWERERDTPPIGPTGHVPFNQPLNNWNVSNVTNMSNMFRLTSQFNQPLNNWDTSSVTNMTGMFQRNPIFNQPLSDWNTSNVTSMRNMFANASSFNQSLNSWSVNNVSDMGFMFDSATTFNQPLNNWNVSNVTNMGYMFRATTQFNQPLSDWNTGNVTNMGAMFLGASSFNQSLGEWNIGSVTSIGLFGNTSGLSVSNYDNTLIGWSSQSLHNYLTFDAGTSKYCNSETQRQSIITNHSWTINDSGKDCSSIGSTEFITTWKTDNPGVSGSNQITIPTFSGETYNYNVDWGDSTTSSNQTGNSTHTYSSPGTYTVKITGTFPRIYFNGTTDHDKILTIEQWGTNPWTSMAHAFEGASNLTIPATDAPNLSGVTDMSYMFSSASNFNSDLSSWDTSNVTNMSYMFSSASSFNSDLSSWNTSNVTNMSYMFSSASSFNSDLSSWNTSNVTDMSYMFSSASNFNSDLSSWNTQCYYERYVLAPSFNSDLSSWNTSNVTDMMVCSQRLQLQLRS, from the coding sequence ATGAAACTAAACCCCAAAGCCCTACTATCCAAACTACCACTACCTTTTTGGGCCTCCTTCTATCTCTTCCTCATCATACTCACCATACCAGTACTAGCTTATATAGGAACACTCAGTAAAGCAGACCCCGGAACCCTAACAGTAACCATCAATCAAAAAACAGGAACAACAGATCCTAACCCTTCCTACACTTCTGTATTCACTGTAGTATTCAGTGAAGCCATAGACAGTAATACCTTCACTAATACAGACATTACATTAGGTGGTACAGCCCCAGGTCAAACTATCCAATCCATCACCGAAGCTGGAACCTTCAACAAAACTACCTATGAAGTCAGAATCCAAGCTACTGGAGCCGGGACCATCGTACCGAGTATTGGACAGGAGTTAGTCAGTGCGGTCAATGGTGGGAGTGGGACCAATCAAGCCAGCACGAGTACGGATAATAGCGTGACGTATGATGGGACGTATAGTCCGAATGAGTTTGTGTTTAAAATTAATATGGTTAGTTCAGGAAAATTTTATATACATAATTCAGATCACCCTGATATTCCTGGAAGCTTTACTGTAGATTGTAATAACGACGGCACGAATGAATTTATAAATGTATCAGTACTTGCGGATTGTAATTATGTTTCTTCGGGTGAGTATGTAGTGAGCATAACTGGTTATTTGCCTCACACGATATTTAGTGGTGGGACAGCGCAAGATCAGCCTACCCCCATGGATATTATTCAATGGGGTAATATGCAATGGAATAGCATGGTTTATATGTTTAATAATTCTTATGATGTGACCATATCCGCTATTGATGCACCAAATTTGAGTAATGTTACAGATATGAGTTATATGTTTTCTGGTGCAAACCTATGCCACGGTTTTAATATGTTACTTCAACCATGCGCGTCTGGATTTAATTCAAACATCAATCATTGGAATGTTAGCAATGTTACGAATATGAGCTATATGTTTAATGCTTCAACAGCCTTCAATAAACCACTCAATAATTGGGACACAAGTAGTGTTACAAATATGACTGGTATGTTCAGTCATGCGAATTCCTTTAATCAGCCACTTAATAATTGGAATGTCAGTAATGTCACAGACATGAGCTATATGTTCGGTAAAAAACCACTAACATTAAATCCACAATGGTCGTTTGCGCCCAATTCCTTCAATCAACCACTCAATAATTGGGACACAAGTAGTGTTACAAATATGACTGGTATGTTTGAGGATTCGACAGTTTTTAACCAACCATTAAATAATTGGAATACTGGAAACGTTACTAATATGCAGGATATGTTTAGGGAGTCAGCCGCCTTCAATGCGGACATCAGCACTTGGAATACTAGCAATGTTACTAACATGAGTTATATGTTTGGATGGGAGCGGGAACGAGATACGCCACCAATAGGGCCAACTGGTCACGTACCTTTCAATCAACCACTAAATAATTGGAATGTCAGCAATGTTACGAATATGAGCAATATGTTCAGACTAACAAGCCAATTCAATCAACCACTCAATAATTGGGACACAAGTAGTGTTACAAATATGACTGGTATGTTTCAGAGGAACCCTATTTTTAACCAACCATTAAGCGATTGGAATACTAGCAACGTTACGTCTATGAGAAATATGTTTGCTAATGCATCCTCATTCAATCAGTCGTTGAATAGTTGGAGTGTTAATAACGTTTCAGATATGGGATTTATGTTTGATAGTGCTACAACTTTCAATCAACCCCTAAATAATTGGAATGTCAGCAATGTTACGAATATGGGTTATATGTTCAGGGCTACTACTCAATTTAACCAACCATTAAGCGATTGGAATACTGGAAACGTTACTAATATGGGTGCAATGTTCTTAGGGGCTAGTAGTTTTAACCAATCTTTAGGTGAGTGGAATATAGGTAGTGTTACTAGTATTGGCCTATTTGGCAATACTTCTGGCCTTTCTGTTTCCAACTACGACAATACATTAATAGGATGGTCGTCTCAATCTCTTCATAACTATCTAACCTTTGATGCTGGTACTAGTAAGTATTGTAACTCAGAAACACAAAGACAGAGTATTATCACTAACCACTCCTGGACTATTAATGATAGTGGTAAAGATTGTAGCTCTATTGGTTCAACTGAATTCATCACTACCTGGAAGACAGACAATCCAGGAGTCAGCGGAAGCAACCAAATAACTATACCTACCTTTTCAGGAGAAACCTACAACTATAACGTAGACTGGGGAGACTCCACCACCAGCTCTAACCAAACCGGAAATTCAACCCACACCTACTCATCACCAGGAACCTACACAGTTAAGATAACCGGAACCTTCCCTAGGATATACTTCAATGGAACAACCGACCATGACAAAATCCTAACTATTGAACAATGGGGAACAAACCCTTGGACGTCAATGGCTCATGCATTTGAAGGGGCATCTAATTTAACAATTCCTGCTACTGATGCACCGAATCTATCTGGTGTAACAGATATGAGCTATATGTTCTCTAGCGCCTCCAACTTCAACTCCGATCTCAGCTCTTGGGATACCAGTAATGTTACGAATATGAGCTATATGTTCTCTAGCGCCTCCAGCTTCAACTCCGATCTCAGCTCTTGGAATACTAGTAATGTTACGAATATGAGCTATATGTTCTCTAGCGCCTCCAGCTTCAACTCCGATCTCAGCTCTTGGAATACTAGCAATGTTACGGATATGAGCTATATGTTCTCTAGCGCCTCCAACTTCAACTCCGATCTTAGCTCTTGGAATACTCAATGTTACTATGAGCGGTATGTTCTAGCGCCCAG